A window from Chitinophaga filiformis encodes these proteins:
- a CDS encoding GNAT family N-acetyltransferase, whose protein sequence is MSTFTEHKTTVFDKFPAMRTPHLELVQITEKHTNDLFKILCDKQVSQYYNLLPPEDENDCQRLIDYFRERFKSKTGIRWGIQLNDNNGIIGTVGFNHFTKKHRANIGYDLDFSHWNKDIIAEALYAVISFGFFALDINRIEAEVMDGNGPSIEVLHRVGFKQEGMLRQWHYWDDKHYDMLMFSLLRSDGEA, encoded by the coding sequence ATGTCCACGTTTACTGAACATAAAACCACAGTATTCGATAAGTTCCCCGCCATGCGCACCCCACACCTGGAACTTGTCCAGATCACAGAGAAACATACCAACGACCTGTTTAAAATATTGTGCGATAAACAGGTCAGCCAATACTATAACCTCCTTCCTCCGGAAGATGAAAACGACTGCCAGCGGCTTATCGATTATTTCCGTGAACGCTTCAAGTCAAAAACAGGCATCAGATGGGGTATCCAGCTTAACGACAACAACGGGATCATTGGCACCGTTGGGTTCAACCACTTCACCAAAAAACACCGGGCCAATATCGGTTACGACCTGGATTTTTCTCACTGGAATAAAGACATTATTGCTGAAGCCCTGTATGCAGTTATCAGCTTCGGATTTTTCGCGCTGGATATCAACCGTATTGAGGCTGAAGTAATGGATGGCAATGGCCCCTCCATAGAAGTGCTGCATAGGGTGGGCTTCAAACAGGAAGGTATGCTCAGACAATGGCATTATTGGGATGATAAGCACTATGATATGCTAATGTTCTCCCTCCTGCGGTCAGACGGAGAGGCATGA
- a CDS encoding DUF92 domain-containing protein: MTTLPLGATELLMLLILGGIMFICIRKKKLTIPGALLAGIIGAATFLGTGWTGLLSLLLFFILGVWATSHRKELKAKITPEGIHPESRKASQVFANGGVAGIVSFIAILDPSHLPLYVLMVAASLASALADTLSSELGMVYGRNFYNIRSFKKEPKGLDGVVSLEGTLIGAAGAGLMALLYGGFDKMGIIILLAGILGNLLDSVLGATLERDKRIGNDSVNFLNTLFAAIFAGACYALVCH, translated from the coding sequence ATGACGACACTTCCCCTGGGCGCCACTGAGCTGCTCATGCTGCTGATATTAGGCGGTATTATGTTCATCTGTATCAGGAAAAAAAAATTAACGATTCCCGGTGCCCTGCTGGCGGGTATCATCGGCGCCGCCACCTTTCTCGGTACCGGCTGGACCGGCCTGCTTTCGCTTCTGCTGTTCTTTATTCTGGGCGTCTGGGCCACCTCCCACCGGAAAGAGCTGAAGGCGAAGATAACGCCCGAAGGCATACATCCTGAAAGCCGGAAGGCGAGCCAGGTATTTGCCAATGGAGGAGTAGCCGGTATTGTATCTTTCATTGCCATCCTCGATCCCTCTCATCTGCCACTTTACGTGTTAATGGTGGCCGCCAGTCTTGCCTCTGCCCTTGCCGATACGCTGTCTTCTGAACTGGGCATGGTATACGGCCGCAATTTCTACAATATCCGGAGTTTCAAAAAAGAACCTAAAGGCCTTGATGGCGTTGTCAGCCTGGAGGGAACACTGATCGGCGCTGCAGGCGCAGGCCTCATGGCACTGCTGTATGGCGGCTTTGATAAAATGGGAATTATCATCCTGCTGGCGGGTATCTTAGGCAATCTCCTTGACTCTGTACTTGGCGCAACACTGGAACGCGATAAACGTATTGGGAATGATTCAGTGAACTTCCTGAATACATTGTTCGCCGCTATTTTCGCAGGAGCGTGTTATGCGCTTGTGTGCCATTGA
- a CDS encoding BamA/TamA family outer membrane protein, giving the protein MGLNRLFTTLAILVISTAQAQTPARDSITVAISPAYDSVSGLHRMLFGESYRKLWAAPVKMKVFYLEKEKGGLAIEQRGGGLQTKSLRLKDPSGQEWVLRTIQKYPERGLPKNLRATIAKDILQDQVVTAHPYSSLTVPPLAEALGIPHANPQIVYIPDDPALGEYRKDFANAVFLFEEREPEDASRTDNTEKTQRKLEEDNDVHLNQQIVLRARLLDMLLGDWDRHEDQWRWEREKNKKKVTYTPVPRDRDQVYYNTTGLFPWIISHQWLKSKFQGYHDHIRDIKGFNYNARFFDRYFLNGLSEDDWREQVHYVQATLTDSLIRESVKLMPDTIFRLSGERIVSAFIARRNKLEKEAISYYKFLSIYVDVPASDKQELLDIRRQPQGKVDVSIYKVKKDGTTDDLLYKRLFDPAVTKEIRLYGLDGHDVFRVSGSEGSPIRIRMIGGSGVDSFSVADEVPRKGRLYVYDRSDEENHIPPKGDAKIRTAADTVVNSYDKRSFLFDRLGPLFSVQYNPDQGLMFRANMMYEKQGFRKKPYAQQHQLIVSYVTGRQAFLLQYLADFKQLIGKNDLRINILSRGPHNLSNFFGLGNESVFVNEDDKQISYYRNRYDLVNGDVRLYRSIGYHMTVSGGIAGQFYTSREANNSHKFLGTYNTAFPGERVFDDRIYAGLVTAIEADTRNPGMMPRKGINWHTELTGMQQTNREHKRYGKLTSDFSFYVPLIGDSTLVMANRIAAGTTFGDPAYFQMMSIGGTQVLRGFHTNRFVGKTAVYHNFELRLKLFDFTSYLLPGSVGLIGFNDLGRVWMPNESSARWHDGYGGGIYIIPMELFLIQAAVGVSEEGALPYITAGFRF; this is encoded by the coding sequence ATGGGCCTAAACAGACTTTTTACTACCCTGGCAATCCTGGTAATTTCCACGGCGCAGGCACAAACACCTGCCCGCGATAGCATTACCGTAGCTATTTCTCCCGCTTATGATAGTGTAAGTGGCCTGCACCGTATGTTGTTCGGGGAGAGTTACCGCAAGCTGTGGGCCGCTCCCGTAAAGATGAAGGTGTTCTACCTGGAAAAGGAAAAGGGAGGGCTGGCCATCGAACAAAGGGGCGGCGGACTGCAAACCAAGTCTTTAAGGCTGAAAGACCCCAGCGGACAGGAATGGGTGTTGCGTACCATTCAGAAATATCCGGAAAGGGGGCTTCCCAAAAATCTGAGGGCCACCATTGCCAAAGATATCCTGCAGGACCAGGTGGTGACCGCGCATCCTTATTCCTCTCTAACCGTTCCGCCACTGGCGGAGGCCCTGGGCATACCACATGCCAATCCACAGATCGTATATATACCCGATGACCCTGCGTTGGGCGAATACCGTAAGGACTTTGCCAATGCCGTATTCCTGTTTGAGGAAAGGGAGCCGGAAGACGCCAGCCGTACCGACAATACAGAAAAGACACAGCGCAAGCTGGAAGAGGACAATGATGTGCATCTTAATCAACAGATCGTGCTGAGGGCCAGACTGCTGGATATGTTACTGGGCGACTGGGACCGCCATGAAGATCAGTGGCGCTGGGAACGGGAAAAAAATAAGAAGAAAGTGACCTATACACCGGTACCCCGCGACAGGGACCAGGTGTACTACAATACCACCGGTCTGTTTCCCTGGATCATTTCCCATCAATGGCTGAAATCCAAGTTCCAGGGTTACCATGACCATATCAGGGATATCAAGGGCTTTAACTACAACGCCCGTTTTTTCGACCGGTATTTCCTGAATGGGTTGAGCGAGGACGACTGGCGGGAACAGGTGCATTATGTGCAGGCGACGCTGACAGACAGTCTTATCCGTGAGTCAGTGAAGCTTATGCCGGACACCATTTTCAGGTTGTCGGGCGAGCGGATCGTCAGCGCCTTTATTGCCCGCAGGAACAAACTGGAAAAGGAAGCGATCAGTTATTATAAATTCCTGTCTATCTACGTGGACGTACCAGCTTCGGACAAACAGGAACTGCTGGACATCCGGCGACAGCCACAGGGGAAAGTGGACGTGTCTATCTACAAAGTGAAAAAGGACGGTACTACAGATGACCTCTTGTATAAACGCTTATTCGATCCGGCAGTGACTAAAGAAATACGGCTGTATGGCCTTGATGGGCATGATGTTTTCCGGGTAAGTGGTAGTGAAGGTTCTCCTATTCGTATACGGATGATAGGCGGGAGCGGAGTGGATAGCTTTTCAGTGGCAGATGAGGTGCCACGTAAAGGAAGGTTATATGTGTACGACCGCTCTGACGAAGAAAATCATATACCACCGAAAGGCGACGCAAAGATCAGAACGGCTGCCGATACAGTTGTCAACAGTTATGATAAACGCAGTTTCCTGTTTGACAGGTTGGGCCCCTTATTCTCTGTGCAGTACAACCCTGATCAGGGGCTGATGTTCCGTGCCAATATGATGTATGAGAAGCAGGGTTTCCGCAAAAAACCTTATGCGCAGCAGCATCAGCTCATTGTGAGTTATGTGACCGGCAGGCAGGCATTCCTGTTGCAATACCTGGCAGACTTCAAGCAGCTGATTGGAAAAAATGACCTGCGTATCAATATCCTTTCCCGCGGGCCCCATAACCTGAGTAATTTCTTCGGTTTGGGGAATGAATCCGTGTTTGTGAATGAAGATGATAAACAGATCTCGTACTACCGTAACCGCTACGACCTGGTGAATGGCGATGTAAGGTTATACCGTAGTATCGGCTACCATATGACGGTGAGCGGAGGTATAGCAGGACAGTTCTATACCAGCCGTGAAGCCAACAATAGTCACAAATTCCTGGGAACATACAATACTGCTTTCCCGGGAGAAAGGGTATTTGATGACCGCATTTATGCCGGCCTGGTTACAGCTATCGAGGCAGATACCCGTAACCCGGGTATGATGCCGCGTAAGGGGATCAACTGGCATACAGAGTTGACCGGCATGCAACAGACGAACAGGGAACATAAGAGATATGGCAAACTGACGTCTGACTTTAGCTTTTATGTTCCCCTGATCGGCGATTCCACGCTGGTGATGGCCAATCGTATAGCTGCAGGTACCACTTTTGGCGATCCTGCCTATTTCCAGATGATGTCTATTGGCGGTACACAGGTCCTTCGTGGTTTTCATACCAACCGCTTCGTCGGAAAGACCGCTGTGTATCACAACTTTGAACTGCGCCTGAAATTATTTGACTTCACCTCTTACCTGCTGCCGGGAAGTGTAGGGCTGATCGGTTTTAATGACCTGGGCCGCGTATGGATGCCTAATGAATCTTCCGCCAGATGGCACGATGGTTATGGCGGCGGCATTTATATCATACCGATGGAACTGTTCCTGATACAGGCAGCGGTGGGCGTCTCCGAAGAGGGCGCACTGCCGTATATTACAGCCGGTTTCAGGTTTTAG